The nucleotide window CCAACTGTGATTGTGGTAGAAACCGTACTCGAAGCAGCGTCAATAACCGAAACTTTATTCCCATAACTGTATCCGCCTTTGTGGGCTACGTACAATTTTCCAGAATTGGCAATGATTCTTTCAGGACCTTCCACAACCGGAATGGAGCTCGATACTTTTTTGGCGTTTAAATCAATTACGGCAACATAATCATCTGTCGCAACACTTCCGTCACCCCAGTTGGTAACGTATCCTTTGCCATTTGCGAAAGCGATAAATCTCGGATTTTTTAGCCCCGTGCTGATGCTTCCAAGACTTTTCAAAGTATAGCGGTTCACGATTTCTATCTTGTTACTCGCATTAAGAACGATATAGGCATTATCACCGTTAAAACCAATATCCTGACCGGTATCACCCAAAGTAATTGTTGGGTTTACCACCGAAAAAATATCATTTTGAGCAGTTGCAAAATCCGAAGAAACATAGGAAACCGAAGCGTCGTTATGACCAAACCCTCCCTGGTTCAAAATCAAAAATCCATTATCATAACTTCCCAAAGGTGTATCATCATTGGTATCATCATTGGTACAAGACACAAAAAACAAAGAAGATATTAGCCCTGTTAAAACTAGTTTACTAAAATTCATTGTATTAAAATTTAAAGGTTAGGTTGATTAAAAAATTTCTGCCCGGCATATAATGCTGAGATATACTTTGATAATTCTGATTAAAAAGATTCAATGCCTGCACGCCTATTTTGCAGGTATATTTGTTGCCAAAATCATAAAAAACACCCAAATTGGAAACCCAATATTCTTTGACTAAATGGTATTTTTGCGAAGGTGTCGTAACCGCTCCGTTAAATAAAAACTGATACGTAGCCGATATTTTTTTATACGAATAAGAAACATTCGAATTCAATTTGTGATAAGGAACATAATTTAATTGTTCTCCCGTGTCAACATTTTCAGAAACGGTGTAGGCATAACTGGCGTTTAGCGCAACGTTATTTTTTCCAAAAGAATTTGACCAACCCAAATTCGTTTCAGAACCATAACTGTTTACTCTATCAATATTTTCGGGTGTCCAATTGCTTCCATCCAAAGGAGCCCACCGAATTAAATCTTTTATTTTTATAAAATAAACCGTTTCAGACAGTGTGAATTTTTTATAAGTAAAAACATTTCCAATCTCAGCCTGATAGGAGCTTTCCGGCTTTAAATCAGGATTTCCACCTGTTTCCCAATACAAATCATTAAAAGTTGGAATCCTGAAGTTTCTCGAAACATTGAATTTTAAATTATAAAAGGAATTGAATTTATAAGAAGTCCCCAACGAAAACAAAAACGGACTGTCATAATCCGAAGTTGCTTCTTTTCGGAAACCCAATTCGCTTTGCCATTTTTCATTATGCTGTTCCACCGCTTTGATAGAAAGACCTCCTATTTGTCGTGTATTATTACCAAAACTGGTTCCGAAACCTTTCGTTCTATTGTAATCCAAAATCCCGTTTAGTTTGATAAAATCGGTCACTTTATACCCCAAATCCATTTTGGCAATAAAAGATTCTGACTTTCCAAAACTAAAATCATCACTTTCAATATTTTCAAAATATTGGTATTGTTCTGAGAGATAAGCTACTTTATAATTACTGCTGAAGCGATTTTTGGAAGTTGAATATTCCAAAAGATTTCTACTAAATGTGTTAACGTATTTTGTTTTAGAATCGGATTCGGAAATTAAAGAAAGATTTCTATCAGTGTCCGAAGATTGGCTGTAAAAAGCAAGGACAGCATTTGGTTTTATTTTGTATCCAATATTGGCATACAAATTCGTAGTGGCGTATTGCCCATTTTCGTTTTTCCGTTGCACTCCATCCCAAGTATATTGATTTACGTAGGGATAATCATTATCCGAGCTGTTTCTAGAAAACCCCACTTGCGTGCTCCATTTTTTGTTTGAAACCGCCATTTTATAATTCACACCAACTGTATTGAAGCTACCATAATCCAAGCGTAAATCGTTTTCGAATTTGTTTTTAAAAACCAAATCGTTGTTTAAATGAACCGTTCCACCAATGGCTCCGCTTCCGTAACTTACGCTGCCTCCACCCGCTTTTATGCTTACAGAATTAAAATCGGGAGCGGTAAAAGTATTGAAATCGGTACTGCCGTTAAGTTGCGAATTGACATTTATTCCGTTCCAGATTACTGCGGTTTGAGAGGCCGTCGTTCCCCTAAAAGAAACGGTTGACAACATTCCGCGACCGTATTCTTTGAAATAAAGCACACTGTTATAATTCAGCAAATTGGTAAGCGAAGATTGATTTTTGTTTATAACCGAATCATTGAGAATCTGAATCGATTGCGATTTATTATTGGAATACAAAGTTCGGTCTGAAACTACAACTTCTTTTAAGTTGTTTATAGCACCATTTTGCGCCGAAATCAATTGGCACAGCAATACAAAAATGCTTATATACAGTTTTTTTATAGTCATAATTCCAGAACCTTTTTTCCCGAAAGCTCGATATTAGTTAAGAAAAAAGGCAGGTCTCCTGGCTTGCGTCTTGTTGTTGACCTTCCCATCTCGTCTTAGGACGAGACAGTGGTTTTGTAGATAACAACAAGCTTGATAGCTTACAGTTGCGGGAACAGCGCAAGATTTTTGAATTTTAATTTTAGAATTTTGATTTTAGATTTAAAATCATAAATCGCTAATCAGCAATCTTCAATCACTTGCTTCCCTTTTAATGTGTTTTCAAAAAAAGCAAAAACACAACCTTAATTCGATTGCAAAGATAATGTTAAAAAAAACGAAAATTAAAACTAATGAAGCTTTTTAATTTTAAAATAAAAATAACTATTAATTTATCAGTCTTTTACAGACACGAAATTACTTTACATTTCACCTTTAATCACAACTCCATAATCCAACTGTGTTGTGAAAGCCTCCTGCAAAGGAAGATTATTTATCTTGCATAAAATACTTCGAATTACTCCAGAATGAGCAACGATGATTACTGGCTTTGTGTGCTTTTTCGAAAGCTTATTATCTAAAAATTCCCGAACCCTGAAATCCAATTCAACAAACGATTCTCCATTGGGCACATTCACATTGACAAAATCTTCCATCCAAGGATCCAAAACTTCACGGGGAATGGCATCCCAACTTTTTAGTTCCCAATCCCCAAAATGCATTTCCATCAGTCTAGAATCTTCAATAATGGATTCTATTTTAGAGTTTTTTTGAATATGCCTAGCCAAAATAGTACAACGTTGCAACGGACTTGAATATAAAACGGCTTCTTGAGGCAATTGACTTAAAATGGATTCAAAAATTGCATCGTAAGGCTCGCGAATTCCAACATCACTCTGCCCGTAGCAAATTCCTTTTTCACAAACCGTTTCGGTGTGACGCACTAAATAAACTTCCATATTCCGATAATTGACAGATAAAAAATCACTTCACACACCTGTTGCGTAGCTCCCAAACAATCTCCTGTATAACCGTCTATCCATTTTTGAAAATAACGGGCAAGAAAAAACCGAGTCACAAAAACAGGTACCAAAGCCAACAGCAATTGCCATTGAAAAAAAGACAAAACGACAAGTGGCAGCAATCCAAAGAAAGTCGCTCCTACTACTTCTTTCCAAGTAAACTTTTGAGCAATCGGTTTGCTTTTGCTCGATGCGTCCTCTCTTGAATATTCGTGAGTAAAAACAATAGAAATAGCGGCCAAACGGCTTACCGAATGGGCGGAAACAAATATTAGTAGATTGCAGATTGTTGATTCTAGATTAACGATTTCTGATTTTGAAATCGCACTAAAAATTGCTTCAAATTTCAACAAAAACAATAAAACCAAACCAATAGCCCCATAAGCTCCAATAGAGCTATCTTTCATTATGGTTAAGATTTTCTCCTTAGTCCAACCTCCACCAAAACCATCACAGACATCAGCAAAGCCATCTTCGTGAAAAGCTCCTGTAGTCAAAATTCCAGCTATGATTGAAAGAATTACAGCAATTTCATTGGAAAACAATACTGCGGAAAAATAATAAACCAAAAAAGAAATTCCGCCAACTATCCAGCCAATCAAAGGAAAATAACGTGATGCTTTGTTTAAATAATCAGGATTATGGTCGATGTTTTTAGGACACGGAATTCGGGTGTAGAACATCATTGCCGTGAAAAATATATGTAATTGTTTTTTCATTTTTTATTTAGTATTTACAATAAAATCGACTAAATCATTCGAAATCAATCTCATTTATACTCAATCTTTTTAAACCCAAATTTTAGAATAAATTCATCATATTCTTCTTGAAATGTTTTCTTTTTATGATGTTCCTCTTGATTTTTGATATAATTTCTAACTTTATCAATGACCGATTCTGAAACCGAAACTGCAAAATATTCATCCTGCCACTGAAATTGTTCTTTAGTCAATCCATTTTTGTTAATCCAAAAAGAAGATTCTCCTTTTATAAGTTGCATTACTTTTTGAATATTCTGATCAACACCCAATGAAATTAAACAATGACAATGATCTGAATATCCGTTTATAAAATCAATAAAAATTCCTTTTTGAATTGAGTTTTCTCTTATATGATTCCAAACTTTTTGGCGCAATTCAATGGAATCTAAATACGGAATTCTGTTTTTAGTACTCCAAACACAGTGAATATAGACTTTTACAAATGGCATTCTAATATTTTTAGTTGTTTATTTTTTTTTGGCTAAAGCCAATCTAGATATTTCTATTTTATATCCAATAGCTAAAGCTATTGGCAATTCAATATTTTGTTCCTCAATTGCCTCAATATTTATTTAAACCAATATACTTTCCAATCATAAACCCATATTAAATTGACTCCAGATTTATCTTTTATATACAATCTTTAAAGCTTATTGCAATTCAATATTTTGTTCCTCAATTGCCTCCAGATTTACCAAAATAATATTCTTTCCAATCAGAAATCCTATTTTGAATTGCCTCCAGATTTATCTGGAGGAATTAAATTAACATTTGCTTCAAATTGGCTTTAGCCAAAAGAACAACTACTCTTTTTTGCTAATTCCCGCCGATTCAAAACTAGCCATTTCATTCAGGAAACAAACCGCCGATTGGATAATTGGAAATGCCACCGCACAACCTGTTCCTTCACCCAAACGCAAATCTAATTGCAGCAACGGCTGAACATCCAGATAATTCAATATTTTTTGATGCCCTTGTTCGGCTGAGGAATGACAAAATATGGCATTTTCTTTAATTGAAGGATTCATTTTATAAGCGATTAAAAAAGCCACCGTACAAATAAAACCATCTACCAAAATGAGCATATTATTTTGTTTCGCCTGAAGCATTCCACCCGCGATTTGCATAATTTCGAATCCTCCAAAATAGGCCAACTTACTTTGTAAATCATTTGGGCCGTTGTAATTTTTCAAAGCTTTTTTCAGGATATTTTGTTTCTGAATTAATTTTTCGTCAACAACACCAGTTCCTTTTCCGACGCAGTCTTCGATTGGTAATTCCAAAAGAATACTCATCAAGACTGAAGCTGTCGAAGTATTGCCAATTCCCATTTCGCCAAAACCGATGCAATTACAACCCGTTTCAAAAATTGAATTCACGATTGCTGCCCCTTTAGTAAAACACAAATTCAATTCAATCTCACTCATTGCCGGACCATGCAAAAACGATTGTGTTCCCTTCCCTATTTTGGCTGAAACCAGATTGGCATTAGTCGGAAAATCGTAATTTACACCCGAGTCTACGATTGTTAAGGCGATATCATTTTGTTTGCAAAACACATTGATAGCCGCTCCTCCTTCGATAAAATTAGCCACCATTTGCCTCGTAACATCTTGCGGATAAGCGCTAACACCGTGATTTCCAATTCCGTGATCGGCGGCGAAAACAACAATATTGGGTTTTGTTATTATTGGTTCCAATGTTTGGAAAACGCTACCGATTTGTTTCGCCAAACATTCCAAAACACCAAGTGAGCCTAAAGGTTTGGTTTTATTGTCTATTTTTTTCTCAAGAGATTCTTTTATAGTGTAATTATCTGGAAGTGATTCCTTCGTTCCTCGCAATGACTCAGGAACCGAAATAGGAATAGAAACTGAAATTTCTTCCACAAAAGGTCTTTCTGCTTTTTGTTTCCAATTCAATTGTTGCAACATGGGTTGGTTGTCATAATTGGTTGCGGGTTTGCCTACGCAAAAATACCCCAAAGGCTCAATATTTTCTGGTAATCCCAAAAGTTGTTTGAATTGATAGTAATTTAGAATCGAAACCCAACCCATAGAATAACCTTGCTCTGTGAGTGACAGCCAAATGTTTTGAGCAGCACAAACTGCACTAAATTTTATAGCTTCATTGCTCCCGACAGTTCCTATCGTAAAATTATTCAAAACCGAACGGTCATAACAAATCACCAATCCAAGTGGCGCTTCCTCAATCGCTTCCAATTTTAAAGCTTTGTATTGTACTTTTTGAAAATCATCATCCGTTAAATTTGAAGCTTTATGGTCGTAATCCAAAAAAAGTTCTTTTATCGCTTT belongs to Flavobacterium gilvum and includes:
- the cobT gene encoding nicotinate-nucleotide--dimethylbenzimidazole phosphoribosyltransferase; the protein is MTLDEIIKSRRDTRHFTNDVIPDEVVQRALQAGHCAPSVGLTDATRYYLIKSDAIKKAIKELFLDYDHKASNLTDDDFQKVQYKALKLEAIEEAPLGLVICYDRSVLNNFTIGTVGSNEAIKFSAVCAAQNIWLSLTEQGYSMGWVSILNYYQFKQLLGLPENIEPLGYFCVGKPATNYDNQPMLQQLNWKQKAERPFVEEISVSIPISVPESLRGTKESLPDNYTIKESLEKKIDNKTKPLGSLGVLECLAKQIGSVFQTLEPIITKPNIVVFAADHGIGNHGVSAYPQDVTRQMVANFIEGGAAINVFCKQNDIALTIVDSGVNYDFPTNANLVSAKIGKGTQSFLHGPAMSEIELNLCFTKGAAIVNSIFETGCNCIGFGEMGIGNTSTASVLMSILLELPIEDCVGKGTGVVDEKLIQKQNILKKALKNYNGPNDLQSKLAYFGGFEIMQIAGGMLQAKQNNMLILVDGFICTVAFLIAYKMNPSIKENAIFCHSSAEQGHQKILNYLDVQPLLQLDLRLGEGTGCAVAFPIIQSAVCFLNEMASFESAGISKKE
- a CDS encoding TonB-dependent receptor plug domain-containing protein is translated as MTIKKLYISIFVLLCQLISAQNGAINNLKEVVVSDRTLYSNNKSQSIQILNDSVINKNQSSLTNLLNYNSVLYFKEYGRGMLSTVSFRGTTASQTAVIWNGINVNSQLNGSTDFNTFTAPDFNSVSIKAGGGSVSYGSGAIGGTVHLNNDLVFKNKFENDLRLDYGSFNTVGVNYKMAVSNKKWSTQVGFSRNSSDNDYPYVNQYTWDGVQRKNENGQYATTNLYANIGYKIKPNAVLAFYSQSSDTDRNLSLISESDSKTKYVNTFSRNLLEYSTSKNRFSSNYKVAYLSEQYQYFENIESDDFSFGKSESFIAKMDLGYKVTDFIKLNGILDYNRTKGFGTSFGNNTRQIGGLSIKAVEQHNEKWQSELGFRKEATSDYDSPFLFSLGTSYKFNSFYNLKFNVSRNFRIPTFNDLYWETGGNPDLKPESSYQAEIGNVFTYKKFTLSETVYFIKIKDLIRWAPLDGSNWTPENIDRVNSYGSETNLGWSNSFGKNNVALNASYAYTVSENVDTGEQLNYVPYHKLNSNVSYSYKKISATYQFLFNGAVTTPSQKYHLVKEYWVSNLGVFYDFGNKYTCKIGVQALNLFNQNYQSISQHYMPGRNFLINLTFKF
- the cobC gene encoding alpha-ribazole phosphatase — encoded protein: MEVYLVRHTETVCEKGICYGQSDVGIREPYDAIFESILSQLPQEAVLYSSPLQRCTILARHIQKNSKIESIIEDSRLMEMHFGDWELKSWDAIPREVLDPWMEDFVNVNVPNGESFVELDFRVREFLDNKLSKKHTKPVIIVAHSGVIRSILCKINNLPLQEAFTTQLDYGVVIKGEM
- the tnpA gene encoding IS200/IS605 family transposase; its protein translation is MPFVKVYIHCVWSTKNRIPYLDSIELRQKVWNHIRENSIQKGIFIDFINGYSDHCHCLISLGVDQNIQKVMQLIKGESSFWINKNGLTKEQFQWQDEYFAVSVSESVIDKVRNYIKNQEEHHKKKTFQEEYDEFILKFGFKKIEYK
- a CDS encoding YncE family protein, encoding MNFSKLVLTGLISSLFFVSCTNDDTNDDTPLGSYDNGFLILNQGGFGHNDASVSYVSSDFATAQNDIFSVVNPTITLGDTGQDIGFNGDNAYIVLNASNKIEIVNRYTLKSLGSISTGLKNPRFIAFANGKGYVTNWGDGSVATDDYVAVIDLNAKKVSSSIPVVEGPERIIANSGKLYVAHKGGYSYGNKVSVIDAASSTVSTTITVGDVPESMEIKDGTLWVACSGNPSYVSTPLAETAGRIVKVSLANNTVTSTIAYSDVKKHLTNLVLNGSDVFYTVDSDVYKMSATATALPTTAAFSTTSQGVYGVYSFAVHGNHIYVGDAGDYQHNGKVYVYALTSPSVGTLEKTFSVGVIPAGFYFND
- a CDS encoding adenosylcobinamide-GDP ribazoletransferase; translation: MKKQLHIFFTAMMFYTRIPCPKNIDHNPDYLNKASRYFPLIGWIVGGISFLVYYFSAVLFSNEIAVILSIIAGILTTGAFHEDGFADVCDGFGGGWTKEKILTIMKDSSIGAYGAIGLVLLFLLKFEAIFSAISKSEIVNLESTICNLLIFVSAHSVSRLAAISIVFTHEYSREDASSKSKPIAQKFTWKEVVGATFFGLLPLVVLSFFQWQLLLALVPVFVTRFFLARYFQKWIDGYTGDCLGATQQVCEVIFYLSIIGIWKFI